In a genomic window of Epinephelus lanceolatus isolate andai-2023 chromosome 3, ASM4190304v1, whole genome shotgun sequence:
- the LOC144461835 gene encoding uncharacterized protein LOC144461835 codes for MAVYENASEITVEMMNLSDASARTAASKSHSDEDGTTVPGGKLLRCVAVSFCLLCVLQVALNISLRLALSPPPGIDASFKNLTEERDEFRSINLRIEESYKTLTEERDELKRKLSNFALYSNQGWVYFSGSFYYISSINKTWQDSRDDCVRRGADLMIINSKEEQEFTRKYRQIMWIGLTDRETEGVWKWVDGTLLTTSFWHSGEPNNYEGTNEDCVAVNYHDYKNSWNDLECVIKNFWICEKKMTL; via the exons ATGGCCGTCTATGAAAATGCATCAGAGATCACTGTGGAGATGATGAACCTCTCTGATGCTTCAGCCAGGACTGCTGCCTCCAAGAGTCACAGTGATGAAGATGGTACCACAGTGCCCG GAGGAAAACTGCTCAGATGTGTTGCTGTGAGCTTTTGTCTCCTGTGTGTCCTACAAGTTGCTCTAAACATTTCCCTCCGTCTTGCTCTCT CCCCTCCACCAGGGATTGATGccagttttaaaaatctgacTGAGGAGAGAGACGAGTTTAGGAGCATCAACCTTC GTATTGAGGAGAGTTATAAAACCCTGACTGAAGAGAGAGATGAGTTGAAGAGGAAGTTGAGTAACTTTG CTCTCTATTCAAACCAAGGATGGGTGTATTTCAGTGGTAGTTTCTACTATATTTCTTCAATCAACAAAACCTGGCAAGACAGCAGAGACGACTGTGTGCGAAGAGGTGCAGACCTGATGATTATCAACAGCAAAGaggaacag GAATTCACAAGAAAATACCGACAGATAATGTGGATtggactgactgacagagagacagagggggtaTGGAAATGGGTGGATGGCACTCTGCTGACAACAAG cTTCTGGCACTCCGGGGAACCAAACAATTATGAAGGCACAAACGAAGACTGTGTGGCAGTAAACTACCATGATTACAAAAACAGCTGGAATGATTTAGAATGTGTAATTAAAAACTTCTGGATCTGTGAAAAGAAAATGACTCTGTAA